From a region of the Marinomonas mediterranea MMB-1 genome:
- the rpsJ gene encoding 30S ribosomal protein S10, whose translation MQSQKIRIRLKAFDHRLIDASTQEIVDTAKRTGAQVRGPIPLPTRKERYTVLISPHVNKDARDQYEIRTHKRVLDIVEPTEKTVDALMKLDLAAGVEVQISLG comes from the coding sequence ATGCAAAGCCAAAAAATCCGTATTCGTTTGAAAGCGTTCGATCACCGTCTGATTGATGCTTCAACGCAAGAGATTGTGGACACTGCTAAGCGCACAGGCGCTCAAGTACGTGGACCTATTCCGCTTCCTACTCGCAAAGAACGTTATACAGTGTTGATTTCTCCTCACGTGAACAAAGATGCACGTGATCAATACGAAATCCGCACACATAAACGTGTTCTAGACATCGTAGAGCCAACAGAGAAAACTGTTGACGCTCTTATGAAACTAGATCTTGCGGCAGGCGTGGAAGTACAAATTTCTTTGGGTTAA
- the rplC gene encoding 50S ribosomal protein L3 — translation MAIQLVGRKAGMTRIFNEDGVSVPVTVIEVEPNRVTQVKTAETDGYSAVQVTVGERRANRVNKAAAGHFAKANVEAGRGLWEFRLAGGEKEINVGDELTVADFESVTTVDVTGQSKGKGFQGGIKRHNFSMQDATHGNSLSHRAPGSIGQCQTPGRVWKGKKMAGHMGAAQVTTQSLEVVRVDAERNLILVKGAVPGATNGDVVLQPAVKAR, via the coding sequence ATGGCTATTCAATTAGTCGGACGCAAAGCCGGAATGACACGTATCTTCAATGAAGATGGTGTATCCGTGCCAGTAACCGTCATCGAGGTAGAACCGAACCGCGTAACACAGGTGAAAACAGCAGAAACTGACGGCTATAGCGCTGTTCAAGTAACTGTTGGTGAGCGCCGTGCAAACCGTGTAAACAAAGCTGCTGCAGGTCACTTTGCAAAAGCGAACGTTGAAGCGGGTCGTGGTTTATGGGAGTTCCGCCTGGCAGGTGGCGAAAAAGAAATCAATGTTGGTGATGAGCTAACAGTTGCTGATTTCGAGTCTGTAACCACAGTTGACGTAACTGGTCAATCTAAGGGTAAAGGCTTCCAAGGTGGCATTAAGCGTCATAATTTCAGTATGCAAGATGCTACACACGGTAACTCATTGTCTCACCGTGCTCCTGGTTCTATCGGTCAATGTCAAACACCTGGTCGTGTTTGGAAAGGCAAAAAGATGGCAGGTCACATGGGCGCGGCTCAAGTAACTACACAATCTCTAGAAGTTGTTCGTGTAGATGCTGAGCGTAACCTTATCCTTGTAAAAGGTGCGGTTCCTGGCGCGACTAACGGTGACGTTGTTCTTCAACCAGCTGTTAAAGCACGCTAA
- the rplD gene encoding 50S ribosomal protein L4, with amino-acid sequence MNLNLTGAEGTVEVSDVTFAREYNEALVHQVVTAYLAGARQGTRAQKTRSEVAGGGRKPWKQKGSGRARAGTIRSPLWRSGGVTFAAKPQDHSQKVNKKMYRAALRTIWSELARKDRLVVVEELKIDAPKTKLFKAKMAELNVENALVVSHDLDDNLFLAARNIPNVGVCDAASIDPVSLIAYDKVLVTVGALKQVEEALA; translated from the coding sequence ATGAACTTGAATTTGACAGGTGCTGAAGGAACGGTTGAAGTTTCTGATGTAACCTTTGCTCGTGAGTACAACGAAGCACTAGTACACCAAGTTGTTACAGCATACTTGGCAGGTGCTCGTCAGGGTACACGCGCTCAAAAAACTCGCTCTGAAGTAGCTGGCGGTGGTCGTAAGCCTTGGAAACAAAAAGGTTCTGGTCGCGCTCGTGCAGGTACTATTCGTAGTCCTCTATGGCGTTCTGGTGGTGTAACATTCGCTGCTAAACCACAAGACCACTCTCAGAAAGTAAACAAGAAGATGTATCGTGCAGCATTGCGCACCATCTGGTCTGAGCTTGCTCGTAAAGACCGTCTTGTTGTAGTTGAGGAGCTTAAAATTGACGCTCCAAAAACTAAGCTTTTCAAAGCAAAAATGGCAGAGTTGAATGTAGAAAACGCGTTGGTTGTTTCTCATGATTTAGATGACAACCTGTTTTTGGCTGCGCGTAACATTCCGAATGTAGGCGTGTGCGATGCTGCGTCTATCGATCCTGTTAGCTTGATTGCATACGACAAAGTGTTGGTGACAGTTGGTGCTCTGAAACAAGTTGAGGAGGCACTAGCATGA
- the rplW gene encoding 50S ribosomal protein L23 translates to MIGERIYKVLLGPHISEKATIVAEGNGQYVFRVTGDATKPEIKQAIEALFEVKVESVRTLNQKGKTKRTVRGLGKRNDVKKAYVRLAEGQEIDFMGAE, encoded by the coding sequence ATGATCGGCGAACGCATTTATAAAGTTTTGTTAGGTCCGCACATCTCTGAGAAAGCGACTATCGTTGCTGAAGGCAACGGTCAGTACGTTTTTCGAGTGACAGGTGATGCTACAAAACCTGAAATTAAACAAGCAATCGAAGCGTTGTTTGAAGTGAAAGTAGAATCTGTTCGCACGTTGAACCAAAAAGGTAAAACAAAGCGTACGGTTCGCGGCCTAGGTAAGCGTAACGATGTGAAAAAAGCATACGTTCGTTTAGCTGAAGGTCAAGAAATCGACTTCATGGGCGCTGAATAA
- the rplB gene encoding 50S ribosomal protein L2: MAVVKSKPTSAGRRHVVKVVNNDLHKGAPYAPLLDKKSKSGGRNNNGRITTRHVGGGHKQHYRMIDFRRNKDGITAVVERLEYDPNRSANIALVKYADGERRYIIASKGMAAGTVVSSGSDAPIKPGNTLPLQNIPVGSVVHCVELKPGKGAQIARSAGASAQLVAREGRYVTLRLRSGEMRKVLTECRATLGEVSNSEHSLRVLGKAGAKRWRGVRPTVRGAAMNPVDHPHGGGEGRSSGGRHPVTPWGVPTKGYKTRKNKRTDKLIVRRRTK; encoded by the coding sequence ATGGCTGTTGTAAAAAGTAAGCCAACATCTGCAGGCCGTCGTCACGTTGTTAAAGTTGTTAACAACGATTTGCACAAAGGCGCACCTTACGCTCCTTTGCTAGATAAAAAAAGCAAATCTGGTGGTCGTAACAACAACGGACGCATCACTACTCGTCACGTAGGTGGTGGTCATAAGCAGCATTACCGTATGATCGATTTCCGTCGTAATAAAGATGGAATCACAGCGGTAGTCGAGCGTTTGGAATATGATCCAAACCGTTCTGCAAATATTGCGCTAGTTAAATATGCTGATGGTGAGCGTCGCTACATTATCGCTTCCAAAGGTATGGCGGCTGGTACTGTTGTATCTAGTGGCTCAGATGCCCCTATCAAACCAGGTAATACTTTGCCTTTGCAAAATATTCCTGTAGGTAGTGTGGTTCACTGTGTTGAGCTTAAGCCTGGCAAAGGTGCGCAAATCGCACGTTCTGCTGGTGCATCTGCTCAGTTGGTTGCTCGTGAAGGTCGTTATGTAACATTACGTCTTCGCTCAGGTGAAATGCGTAAAGTATTGACTGAGTGTCGTGCAACTCTAGGTGAAGTATCTAACTCTGAGCACAGTTTGCGTGTTCTTGGTAAAGCTGGTGCTAAGCGCTGGCGCGGTGTTCGCCCAACTGTTCGCGGTGCGGCAATGAACCCGGTTGATCACCCACACGGTGGTGGTGAAGGTCGTTCATCTGGTGGTCGTCACCCGGTAACACCATGGGGCGTGCCTACTAAAGGCTACAAGACACGCAAGAACAAGCGTAC